The following proteins are co-located in the Nitrospiria bacterium genome:
- the murG gene encoding undecaprenyldiphospho-muramoylpentapeptide beta-N-acetylglucosaminyltransferase — protein MRIVIAGGGTGGHLFPGVALAHEFQRQRPGAGVLFVGTARGLETKIIPREGFDLRLVPIGGWVGKVGWRKMKTLLEIPAGLWRSWRILREVRPDLVIGVGGYASGPIMAMAAVMRLARVLVEPNAVPGLTNRILGSWVDRIYLSFEETRNWFKDRAKPGSIRVFGNPVRRDILGMGDRPSGKSGKATVLVMGGSQGSRAINRVMMEALTGLDAWKTKIRIIHQSGEKDAGWLQEGYTGRGFDAVVSPFLAPVSEAYRAADLVVCRSGATTVAELTARGLPAILIPFPFATHGHQEKNARALAEAGAAEVILERDLTGERMAGSITTLLTHPGRLDQMAERSRRLGRPEAAEKIVADCLQLIGA, from the coding sequence GTGCGCATCGTGATCGCGGGCGGTGGAACGGGCGGCCATCTCTTCCCGGGCGTCGCGCTGGCGCACGAATTCCAACGGCAGCGCCCCGGCGCCGGCGTCCTGTTCGTTGGGACCGCCCGAGGACTTGAGACCAAGATCATTCCTCGGGAAGGGTTCGATCTTCGGCTGGTCCCCATCGGGGGTTGGGTCGGGAAGGTAGGATGGCGCAAAATGAAGACGCTGTTAGAGATACCGGCGGGCCTCTGGCGATCCTGGAGGATTTTGAGAGAAGTCCGTCCCGATCTTGTCATCGGGGTGGGGGGGTATGCCTCCGGTCCGATTATGGCGATGGCCGCCGTGATGCGATTGGCGCGCGTCCTGGTGGAACCGAATGCGGTGCCGGGCCTGACCAACCGAATCCTCGGGTCGTGGGTGGATCGGATCTATCTGTCGTTCGAGGAGACGCGGAACTGGTTTAAGGATCGGGCGAAGCCCGGATCGATCCGGGTTTTTGGAAACCCGGTTCGTCGGGACATCCTGGGGATGGGGGATCGGCCCTCCGGGAAATCCGGAAAAGCGACGGTCCTGGTGATGGGGGGCAGCCAGGGGTCCCGGGCCATCAATCGGGTCATGATGGAAGCCCTGACCGGATTGGACGCTTGGAAGACCAAGATCCGAATTATCCACCAGTCGGGGGAGAAGGATGCCGGATGGCTCCAGGAGGGATACACCGGTAGGGGGTTTGACGCCGTGGTCTCGCCGTTCCTGGCGCCGGTCTCGGAGGCCTACCGCGCGGCCGATCTGGTCGTCTGCCGTTCCGGTGCGACGACCGTGGCCGAGTTGACCGCCCGCGGTCTTCCCGCGATCCTGATCCCGTTTCCCTTTGCGACCCATGGGCATCAGGAAAAAAACGCACGCGCCTTGGCCGAGGCCGGCGCGGCGGAGGTGATTCTGGAGCGGGACCTGACGGGCGAACGGATGGCCGGGTCGATCACGACCTTATTGACCCATCCGGGCCGGCTGGATCAAATGGCCGAGCGGAGCCGACGGCTGGGCCGTCCGGAGGCGGCCGAGAAGATCGTCGCAGACTGCCTGCAGCTCATCGGGGCATAA
- the ftsL gene encoding cell division protein FtsL: MMLRRIGIGTVFFVAILLDIWQHVHIVTMGYEVEQAQQKRKELQQIHQQLLVEAETLSALDRIERIAVTKLGMIKPQEGQVVLVQKGTPSGAVPDGMTRLQVAKKGP; encoded by the coding sequence ATGATGCTTCGGCGCATCGGGATCGGGACGGTCTTCTTTGTCGCGATCCTTCTGGATATTTGGCAGCACGTGCATATTGTGACCATGGGATACGAGGTTGAGCAGGCCCAACAAAAACGGAAGGAGCTGCAGCAGATTCACCAGCAGCTCCTCGTCGAAGCCGAGACCCTTTCGGCCCTGGATCGCATCGAGCGGATCGCGGTCACGAAACTCGGGATGATCAAACCGCAGGAGGGGCAGGTTGTCCTGGTCCAAAAAGGTACGCCCTCCGGCGCGGTTCCCGACGGAATGACACGGCTCCAGGTCGCGAAGAAAGGACCATGA
- the mraY gene encoding phospho-N-acetylmuramoyl-pentapeptide-transferase — protein MLYHLLFSIHVVHPFFNVFRYITFRTSYAVLTAFLISFLIGPMVIRQLRQSQIGQQIRNEGPKSHLSKAGTPTMGGLLILVAVLGATWLWADLQSPYVWLLVLSLVLFGLIGFLDDYLKFVKKHSAGLWPRYKLAAQTAVAAGIVGILYGALNYSTQLSLPFFKNIHPDLGLFYLPFAVVVIVGASNAVNLTDGLDGLATGPVAVAAVAYTIVTYVTGNRIFADYLLIPYIDGAGELAVVCGALFGACLGFLWYNSYPASVFMGDVGSLPLGGMLGTVAVITKHEFLLLFVGGLFVIEALSVILQVGSFKMRAKRIFLMAPLHHHFELKGWAEPKVVIRFWIIAIVMALLSLSTLKLR, from the coding sequence ATGCTGTATCACCTCTTGTTTTCCATCCATGTGGTTCACCCTTTTTTTAATGTCTTCCGGTACATCACCTTCCGGACCAGCTACGCCGTTCTGACCGCTTTTCTGATCAGTTTTTTAATCGGTCCTATGGTGATCCGGCAGCTTCGGCAATCCCAGATCGGGCAGCAAATCCGAAACGAGGGTCCGAAGTCCCATCTTTCCAAGGCCGGGACGCCGACGATGGGCGGACTGCTCATCCTGGTGGCTGTGTTGGGGGCCACGTGGCTATGGGCCGATCTCCAGAGTCCCTATGTCTGGCTGCTCGTCTTGTCGCTGGTGTTATTCGGCTTGATCGGATTTCTCGATGATTATCTCAAGTTCGTGAAAAAACATTCCGCGGGATTATGGCCAAGATACAAATTGGCGGCCCAGACGGCCGTGGCCGCAGGAATCGTGGGCATCCTTTACGGAGCGTTGAATTATTCGACGCAGTTGAGCCTGCCGTTCTTTAAAAACATACATCCCGATCTTGGATTGTTTTATCTCCCCTTCGCCGTGGTGGTGATCGTGGGGGCCTCGAATGCCGTGAATCTAACGGACGGCCTGGACGGTCTGGCCACCGGCCCGGTGGCCGTCGCGGCCGTGGCCTACACCATCGTGACCTACGTGACCGGCAACCGTATCTTCGCCGATTACCTTTTGATCCCCTACATCGACGGGGCCGGGGAACTGGCCGTGGTTTGCGGCGCGCTTTTCGGGGCCTGCCTGGGATTCCTGTGGTATAACAGCTATCCGGCCTCCGTCTTCATGGGCGACGTCGGCTCATTGCCGCTCGGGGGAATGTTGGGAACCGTGGCCGTGATCACCAAGCATGAATTTCTTCTTCTGTTCGTCGGAGGGTTGTTTGTAATCGAGGCCCTGTCGGTCATCCTGCAGGTAGGGTCTTTTAAGATGCGGGCCAAAAGGATCTTTTTGATGGCTCCGTTGCATCATCACTTTGAACTCAAAGGATGGGCGGAGCCCAAGGTGGTGATTCGGTTCTGGATCATCGCCATCGTAATGGCGCTTCTGAGTCTGAGCACCTTGAAGCTGAGGTGA
- a CDS encoding penicillin-binding protein 2, which translates to MRFLNGSTGRIFVTGVLLAVGFLGVVVRLCALQVVEASDLSKRAERQHEKSVTLEGERGTIFDRKGRILATNVEVPSIYAIPSLIADRKAVAPELARVLRSDSRSILKRLDGNKNFVWIERKVSPAVAQSVKELGIEGVGILNESQRFYPKRNLMSQLLGFAGVDNQGLEGIERAYNQVLQGGKEWAVVERDAFGHPIFQKGLDYAAPSRGKDMTLTIDEVIQHIAETELDAVMEQTRADDGSVIVMDPKTGEILAMAVRPEFNPNRVESQHPEVWRNRAVTDPYEPGSTYKIITASAALEEHVANPDDIFYCEEGRMAIAGGVFRDHEKEGYLTFREVIQKSSNIGMAKIASRLDEDRLYRYSRAFGIGEKSGIDLEGESPGMIREPRYWSGRSLASIAIGQEVAATPLQIVTAASAIANRGLLMRPHLVSEIRDANGHVVQSFPPEIRRRAVSSETADRMIDILEGTVSKRGTGEKAAIPGYRVAGKTGTAQKIDPVTKQYSNQDTVTSFVGIVPADDPRIVVLVVVDDPKGAAWGGTVAAPVFRNIAEQVLRYLGVPPRSQERILLTSAG; encoded by the coding sequence ATGAGATTCCTTAACGGTTCAACGGGCCGAATCTTTGTCACCGGCGTCCTTTTGGCGGTCGGATTTCTGGGGGTCGTCGTTCGTTTGTGCGCGTTGCAGGTTGTGGAGGCCAGCGATCTGTCGAAACGCGCCGAACGACAGCACGAGAAGAGCGTTACCCTGGAAGGGGAACGCGGAACCATTTTTGACCGGAAGGGCCGAATCTTGGCCACCAACGTCGAAGTTCCTTCCATCTATGCGATCCCATCTCTGATCGCCGATCGCAAAGCGGTGGCGCCCGAACTGGCCCGGGTTTTACGATCCGATTCCCGGTCGATATTAAAACGTCTGGACGGCAATAAGAACTTCGTCTGGATCGAACGCAAGGTCAGCCCCGCCGTGGCGCAAAGCGTGAAGGAGCTGGGGATTGAAGGCGTGGGCATCTTAAATGAAAGTCAGCGGTTCTATCCTAAACGAAATTTGATGAGCCAGCTGTTGGGATTCGCCGGCGTGGATAATCAAGGGCTCGAGGGCATCGAGCGGGCCTATAACCAAGTCCTTCAGGGGGGGAAGGAATGGGCGGTTGTGGAGCGTGATGCGTTCGGCCACCCGATTTTCCAGAAGGGGTTGGATTATGCCGCCCCTTCCCGAGGGAAGGATATGACGCTGACGATCGATGAGGTGATCCAGCACATCGCCGAGACCGAGCTGGACGCCGTGATGGAACAGACCCGTGCGGACGACGGCTCGGTGATCGTGATGGATCCCAAAACGGGCGAGATTCTGGCCATGGCCGTCCGTCCGGAGTTCAATCCCAACCGCGTTGAATCGCAGCATCCCGAGGTATGGCGAAACCGGGCCGTGACCGACCCCTACGAGCCGGGCTCGACGTATAAAATCATCACGGCGTCCGCGGCGCTGGAGGAGCATGTGGCCAACCCGGACGACATTTTTTACTGTGAAGAAGGACGAATGGCCATCGCCGGCGGCGTCTTCCGGGATCATGAGAAAGAAGGCTACCTGACGTTTCGGGAGGTGATCCAAAAATCCAGCAACATCGGGATGGCCAAGATCGCCTCGCGGCTGGATGAGGACCGGTTGTACCGATACAGTCGTGCCTTTGGAATCGGCGAAAAGTCCGGGATCGATCTCGAAGGCGAATCGCCCGGAATGATCAGGGAGCCGCGGTACTGGTCGGGGCGCTCGCTGGCCTCGATCGCGATCGGACAGGAGGTGGCCGCCACGCCGCTTCAGATCGTCACGGCGGCTTCGGCCATTGCCAACCGGGGCCTGCTGATGCGCCCGCATCTCGTTTCGGAGATCCGGGATGCGAACGGCCATGTGGTTCAGTCCTTTCCTCCCGAAATCAGACGGCGTGCCGTGTCTTCCGAAACGGCCGATCGAATGATAGACATCCTGGAGGGAACGGTATCGAAACGCGGCACGGGAGAGAAGGCGGCGATCCCCGGTTATCGGGTGGCCGGAAAAACGGGAACGGCTCAGAAGATTGATCCCGTGACGAAGCAATATTCGAACCAGGACACGGTCACTTCCTTTGTCGGCATCGTGCCGGCGGATGATCCCCGGATTGTGGTGCTCGTCGTGGTGGACGATCCCAAGGGGGCGGCCTGGGGGGGCACCGTGGCGGCTCCCGTATTCAGGAATATCGCGGAGCAGGTCCTTCGATACCTCGGGGTTCCGCCGCGGTCGCAGGAGCGCATCTTGCTGACCTCGGCCGGTTAG
- a CDS encoding UDP-N-acetylmuramoyl-L-alanyl-D-glutamate--2,6-diaminopimelate ligase, whose amino-acid sequence MDRLLEGIPEARLVLKDESRLPEIRQVVSDSRQVGPGSLFVAVRGGHSDGHVFIKEALERGAVAVVIEESASPPGLTGEVPVIRVRDSRSALARLAERFYGYPSSHLRVIGVTGTNGKTTVTYVIRSILQAAGFRVGLFGTVAYDLAGEMIPSTHTTPESHILQGLLARLVEKGAGYAVMEVSSHALALHRVEGCEFDVGVFTNLTQDHLDFHHTMEEYFESKRRLFLGLTSTSRKAFPKRAVINRDDVWGDRLAGSITAPVWTYGLDRRADLTALDLQSSLDGLTFTAVTPAGSFPVRTRLVGQYNVYNLLAAIGTALHLEIRSEHIQQGIASLPGVPGRFERLDSGQGFKVIVDYAHTEDALDRLLRAVAELTPVRVITVFGCGGDRDRGKRAPMGRVAARYSDVVVITSDNPRSEDPVGIMKEVEAGVREGSALKKNPVQVLPIVGRLEAIEQALSLARPGDTVVLAGKGHEEYQIIGDRVIPFNDRRIASDWIQRSRSGGLASGS is encoded by the coding sequence TTGGATAGGCTGTTGGAGGGGATTCCGGAAGCGCGTCTCGTCCTCAAAGACGAAAGTCGGTTGCCGGAGATCCGTCAGGTGGTTTCGGACTCCCGACAGGTCGGGCCCGGCAGTTTATTTGTCGCCGTGCGCGGCGGGCATTCCGACGGACATGTCTTTATCAAGGAGGCGCTGGAACGGGGAGCCGTGGCCGTTGTCATCGAGGAATCGGCGTCGCCGCCCGGGCTGACAGGAGAGGTTCCGGTCATCCGGGTGAGGGACTCCCGATCCGCTCTGGCGCGTCTGGCGGAACGGTTCTACGGCTATCCCTCGTCGCATCTTCGCGTTATCGGGGTGACGGGCACCAACGGTAAAACCACCGTCACCTATGTGATCCGAAGCATTCTTCAGGCGGCCGGTTTCCGCGTCGGGTTATTCGGCACCGTGGCCTACGATCTGGCGGGAGAAATGATTCCTTCCACACACACCACGCCCGAATCCCACATCCTGCAGGGGCTGTTGGCGAGGTTGGTCGAAAAAGGGGCCGGATACGCGGTGATGGAAGTTTCCTCGCACGCGTTGGCGCTCCATCGGGTCGAGGGATGCGAATTCGACGTGGGGGTCTTTACCAACCTGACCCAGGATCATCTGGACTTTCATCACACCATGGAGGAATATTTCGAATCCAAACGCAGGCTGTTCTTGGGGTTGACCTCGACATCGCGAAAGGCGTTCCCCAAGCGTGCCGTCATCAATCGGGACGACGTCTGGGGAGATCGTTTGGCCGGATCCATCACCGCGCCGGTTTGGACCTACGGCCTTGACCGTCGGGCCGACTTGACCGCCCTGGACCTGCAAAGCAGTCTGGATGGGTTGACCTTCACGGCCGTTACGCCGGCGGGATCCTTTCCCGTCCGAACCCGTTTGGTGGGCCAATACAATGTCTATAACCTGTTGGCGGCGATCGGCACGGCGCTCCATCTGGAAATCCGATCGGAACACATCCAACAGGGGATCGCGTCGCTGCCGGGCGTGCCGGGCCGGTTCGAACGACTCGATTCAGGACAGGGGTTCAAGGTGATCGTCGACTATGCGCATACCGAGGATGCCTTGGACCGTCTCCTTCGGGCCGTTGCGGAATTGACCCCCGTACGGGTCATTACGGTCTTCGGCTGCGGCGGGGACCGGGATCGGGGAAAGCGCGCCCCCATGGGTCGGGTCGCGGCCCGCTACAGCGACGTGGTCGTGATCACTTCCGACAATCCCCGCAGCGAGGATCCCGTCGGGATCATGAAAGAGGTGGAGGCGGGTGTGCGCGAGGGCTCGGCTCTTAAAAAAAATCCCGTTCAGGTGCTCCCGATCGTAGGCCGCCTGGAAGCGATCGAGCAGGCCTTAAGTCTGGCCCGGCCGGGAGACACCGTCGTCTTGGCAGGGAAAGGCCATGAGGAATACCAGATCATCGGCGATCGGGTGATCCCGTTCAACGATCGACGGATTGCCAGCGACTGGATTCAAAGGAGTCGATCCGGAGGTCTCGCGAGTGGGTCTTGA
- the mraZ gene encoding division/cell wall cluster transcriptional repressor MraZ, translating to MFLGRFQHTVDSKGRVSIPIKFRETLAERYEETLIVTTDLDQCLVAYPIEEWRIMQEKVKTIPAMQQEVKDWLRFFYSGAVECPLDRQGRILLSPTLREYARITKEIMMLGIFNKIEIWDAKRWKEKESQMPKNSEKIGAALSGLGL from the coding sequence ATGTTCCTGGGCCGGTTTCAGCATACGGTGGACTCGAAGGGCCGCGTCAGTATTCCCATTAAGTTCCGGGAAACCTTGGCCGAGCGTTACGAGGAGACCCTGATCGTGACCACCGACCTCGACCAATGCCTCGTGGCATATCCCATCGAAGAATGGCGGATCATGCAGGAAAAGGTCAAGACGATCCCGGCCATGCAGCAGGAGGTGAAGGACTGGCTGCGGTTTTTCTATTCCGGCGCGGTCGAATGTCCGTTGGACCGGCAGGGAAGGATCCTGCTTTCGCCGACCCTCCGGGAGTATGCCCGGATTACGAAAGAGATCATGATGCTGGGTATCTTCAACAAGATTGAAATCTGGGATGCCAAGCGATGGAAAGAGAAAGAGTCCCAGATGCCGAAAAACTCCGAGAAGATCGGGGCGGCCTTGTCCGGTCTCGGTCTTTAG
- the murF gene encoding UDP-N-acetylmuramoyl-tripeptide--D-alanyl-D-alanine ligase, giving the protein MGLEAVGMETLFTAAEIVSATGGRLMRGEPSQGVPGLSIDSRTIRPGELFLAIRGERFDGHQFVYDALGRGACGVVVNVSAHRIPKTAEEETLLRGKILIGVTDTLAALQEISRFHRRRWSLPVMGVTGSNGKTTTKEMTAGVLTERYVTLKNEGNLNNQIGVPLTLLRLTARHQAAVLEMGISRAGELRRLCEVAIPRVGLITNIGPTHLETLGSVEAVASAKAELLEALSPSEGVAILNRDDPFFPYLRTRAPGRVVTFGLSPDADVSAGEIREADSLTRMALTCVPSIVGIGRSASRSVRGSGRTGSEAPSSIGADRIRISVSLPAVGRHNALNAAAAAAAGLVLGCGPEEIRRGLEAFRPVAMRSELIGWEGRTVLYDVYNANPASVQAALETLIGFAGRGRRIAVLGDMLELGAAATDAHRQIGRGVVSSGVHVLITLGKLGAVIAEEAQAQGMDRNRVRVCQEASQAAQSLKEMTEEGDVILLKGSRGMRMERILDHLSTKR; this is encoded by the coding sequence GTGGGTCTTGAAGCGGTTGGAATGGAGACATTGTTTACAGCGGCCGAGATCGTATCGGCCACCGGCGGCCGCTTGATGCGGGGTGAGCCGTCCCAGGGCGTTCCGGGGCTCTCCATCGACTCGAGAACGATCCGGCCGGGAGAGTTGTTCCTGGCGATCCGGGGAGAACGGTTTGACGGACACCAGTTCGTCTACGATGCGCTGGGGCGCGGAGCCTGCGGGGTGGTGGTGAACGTATCGGCCCATCGCATTCCAAAGACGGCGGAAGAAGAGACGCTGCTCCGGGGTAAAATCCTCATCGGGGTCACGGACACCCTGGCGGCGTTGCAGGAAATTTCGCGGTTTCACCGACGGCGGTGGTCCCTGCCCGTGATGGGCGTGACCGGCAGCAATGGCAAGACCACGACCAAGGAGATGACGGCCGGGGTTTTGACCGAGCGGTATGTCACGCTGAAGAACGAAGGGAACCTGAATAACCAGATCGGCGTTCCGCTCACGCTGCTCCGTTTGACCGCGCGCCATCAGGCCGCCGTTCTGGAGATGGGGATCAGCCGGGCCGGCGAGCTGCGGCGTCTGTGCGAGGTGGCGATTCCGCGCGTGGGGCTGATCACCAATATCGGCCCGACCCATCTCGAAACCCTGGGGAGCGTGGAGGCGGTCGCCTCCGCCAAGGCCGAACTGTTGGAGGCGCTTTCCCCATCGGAAGGGGTGGCCATTCTGAATCGGGATGATCCGTTTTTCCCCTATCTTCGAACCCGCGCCCCCGGCCGTGTCGTGACGTTCGGGCTGAGCCCCGATGCGGATGTCTCCGCCGGAGAAATCCGTGAGGCCGATTCCCTGACCCGAATGGCCTTGACCTGTGTCCCTTCGATCGTCGGGATCGGGCGATCCGCGTCACGATCCGTCCGCGGATCGGGGCGCACCGGGTCGGAAGCGCCAAGCTCCATTGGAGCCGATCGAATCCGAATCTCGGTCAGCCTGCCGGCGGTCGGTCGCCATAATGCACTGAACGCCGCGGCCGCGGCCGCCGCGGGACTGGTCTTGGGCTGCGGGCCGGAAGAAATCAGGCGGGGGCTTGAAGCCTTCCGGCCGGTGGCCATGCGTTCGGAATTAATCGGATGGGAGGGACGGACCGTTCTGTATGACGTCTACAATGCCAATCCGGCCTCCGTCCAGGCCGCCCTGGAAACCTTGATCGGTTTCGCCGGTCGCGGCCGGCGGATTGCGGTGCTGGGGGATATGCTGGAGCTGGGGGCGGCCGCGACCGACGCCCATCGACAGATCGGCCGGGGGGTGGTTTCCTCTGGAGTCCACGTTCTGATCACCTTGGGGAAACTCGGGGCCGTCATCGCGGAAGAGGCCCAGGCCCAGGGGATGGACCGGAATCGGGTCAGGGTCTGTCAGGAAGCGTCGCAGGCGGCGCAGAGCCTGAAAGAAATGACGGAAGAGGGCGACGTGATTTTGCTCAAAGGTTCGAGGGGCATGCGGATGGAACGAATCCTGGACCATCTTTCGACTAAACGGTAG
- the murD gene encoding UDP-N-acetylmuramoyl-L-alanine--D-glutamate ligase, translated as MALDVEGKKVTVVGLGRSGEAAARLLVQRGAWVTVTDRRSEAELEGPLTTLKKEGSVRYRIGGHPESAFQEAELIVISPGIPLEGVEEVQAAQAGGVPVIGEIELGYGFAKAPIVAVTGTNGKSTTAALTGEILKAAGRRVFVGGNLGRPLCEAVLERTEWDWIVVEVSSFQLETVRTFRPRVAALLNVTPNHLDRYRSFEDYLAAKMRIFENQTADDTAVVNADDALVFERTDSVRSRRVFAGRSPRPAPGVYLDSERLVAVGVSAPAERVEILRRKEIPLPGSHNLENVLAASAVGIVCGCAPDRIREAVMGFKGLEHRLEPVRIRNGVLYVNDSKATTVAALAKALEAFNEPVVLIAGGRDKGGDFTLLRDLIRHRVKSALLIGEARPTLRAAWGDLLHVLEADNLEEAVQRAAREAVSGDVVLLSPACSSFDMFRDFEDRGRRFREAVNRL; from the coding sequence ATGGCGCTGGACGTGGAGGGGAAAAAGGTCACGGTCGTGGGCCTGGGGCGGAGCGGTGAGGCCGCGGCGCGCTTGTTGGTTCAGCGGGGGGCGTGGGTGACGGTGACGGACCGTCGGTCCGAGGCCGAGCTGGAAGGGCCCTTGACGACATTAAAAAAAGAGGGCTCGGTTCGATATCGGATCGGCGGACATCCTGAATCGGCATTTCAGGAGGCGGAGCTGATCGTAATAAGCCCCGGGATTCCGCTCGAGGGGGTGGAGGAAGTTCAGGCGGCGCAGGCCGGGGGTGTGCCGGTGATCGGAGAGATCGAACTGGGATACGGATTCGCGAAGGCCCCGATCGTAGCGGTCACCGGAACCAACGGTAAGAGCACCACCGCCGCGCTGACGGGTGAAATCCTGAAGGCTGCGGGGCGCCGGGTCTTTGTCGGAGGGAATCTGGGCCGGCCGCTGTGCGAAGCCGTCCTGGAACGGACCGAATGGGATTGGATCGTTGTGGAGGTCAGCAGTTTTCAACTCGAAACCGTCCGGACCTTCCGGCCTCGGGTGGCGGCGCTGCTCAACGTCACGCCCAATCACCTGGATCGCTATCGGAGTTTTGAGGATTATTTGGCGGCCAAGATGAGGATATTTGAAAATCAAACGGCGGACGATACGGCCGTCGTCAATGCCGATGATGCGTTGGTTTTCGAGCGGACCGATTCGGTCCGATCGAGAAGGGTGTTCGCCGGCCGAAGCCCCCGGCCGGCACCGGGGGTGTATCTGGATTCGGAACGGCTGGTGGCCGTCGGCGTCTCGGCTCCTGCGGAGCGGGTCGAGATCCTTCGCCGGAAAGAGATCCCTTTACCGGGGTCCCACAATCTTGAGAACGTCCTGGCCGCTTCGGCCGTCGGGATCGTTTGCGGCTGCGCCCCGGATCGAATCCGGGAGGCCGTGATGGGATTTAAAGGGCTCGAGCACCGGCTGGAACCGGTTCGGATACGGAATGGGGTGCTGTACGTCAACGACTCGAAGGCGACCACCGTCGCGGCACTGGCCAAGGCCCTGGAGGCCTTTAACGAGCCCGTCGTGCTGATCGCGGGCGGCCGGGACAAGGGAGGGGATTTTACTCTTCTTCGGGATCTCATCCGCCACCGGGTGAAGTCGGCCCTCTTGATCGGCGAGGCGCGTCCGACCCTGCGGGCGGCCTGGGGAGACCTGCTGCACGTACTCGAGGCCGACAACCTGGAGGAGGCCGTCCAACGGGCCGCCCGGGAGGCGGTTTCGGGAGACGTGGTGCTCCTGTCGCCGGCCTGCAGCAGTTTTGACATGTTCCGGGATTTTGAGGACCGAGGACGTCGTTTTAGGGAGGCCGTGAACCGGCTATAA
- the rsmH gene encoding 16S rRNA (cytosine(1402)-N(4))-methyltransferase RsmH translates to MPVLKDAVIRALRLRPHGIWVDCTLGGGGHAEAILEATAPDGLLFGIDRDGEAVRRSGKRLERYGTRVRLLHDGFKNLGVLLRTQGVQGVDGILMDLGVSTMQLMDSERGFSFQIDGPLDMRMDRRSSLTAAALVNSLSEPQLVQILFEYGEERWARRITRAIVRERQKAPVTRTLQLADLVRRAVPRLGRGQRIHPATRTFQALRIAVNQELDQLGAGLSEAVTLLNGNARLCVISFHSLEDRIVKRTFKALTQAEPGRFRLVTKKPVVPGPDEIRMNPRARSAKLRGVERVQDAADRNDPGTVFG, encoded by the coding sequence ATCCCGGTTCTTAAAGACGCGGTGATCCGGGCCCTTCGCCTGCGACCCCACGGAATTTGGGTGGATTGCACCCTGGGAGGCGGGGGCCATGCCGAAGCGATCCTGGAGGCGACGGCGCCCGACGGCCTGCTCTTCGGGATTGACCGGGACGGGGAGGCGGTTCGAAGATCGGGAAAGCGGCTGGAACGGTACGGGACCCGCGTGCGGCTATTACACGACGGTTTTAAAAACCTCGGGGTGCTTCTGAGAACGCAGGGTGTTCAGGGGGTCGATGGAATCCTGATGGATTTGGGTGTGTCCACAATGCAATTGATGGATTCCGAGCGAGGATTCAGTTTTCAAATAGACGGTCCGCTCGATATGCGCATGGACCGGAGGTCGTCCCTTACCGCCGCGGCATTGGTGAATTCCCTTTCCGAGCCTCAACTCGTACAGATCCTGTTTGAATACGGGGAAGAACGGTGGGCCCGACGTATTACCCGGGCCATCGTCCGTGAGCGTCAGAAGGCTCCCGTCACCCGGACCCTCCAGCTCGCCGACCTGGTCCGCCGGGCGGTTCCCCGGTTGGGGCGGGGGCAGAGAATCCATCCGGCCACCCGAACCTTTCAAGCCTTGAGGATCGCCGTCAACCAGGAACTGGACCAGCTGGGCGCCGGGTTGTCCGAGGCCGTTACGCTTCTGAACGGCAACGCGAGATTGTGCGTCATCTCGTTTCATTCCCTGGAGGACCGGATCGTTAAAAGGACCTTCAAGGCCCTGACCCAGGCCGAACCGGGACGGTTTCGATTGGTCACCAAGAAGCCCGTCGTTCCCGGTCCGGACGAGATTCGGATGAATCCGCGCGCCCGAAGCGCCAAGCTCCGCGGGGTGGAACGGGTTCAGGACGCGGCGGACCGGAACGATCCGGGGACGGTGTTCGGATGA